A genomic region of Streptomyces rimosus contains the following coding sequences:
- a CDS encoding C40 family peptidase: MSPNAAIPSHRKPRRSASSRALRAGVTGGIITLAVTGASMPAGAAEKPVSETQEMPTITSALSTSLAKSADTAQQMALDYELQAAQDTATTQATEAATKAKADADRKAEAEKKAEQARKAKEEKAAQERASRSSERTSLRAMSASSDDSPVTGATGSTASLVSFLRAQIGKSYVLGASGPSAYDCSSLVQAAYRTIGIDLPRTSQPQSTAGTQVSMSNLQVGDILYWGSAGSAYHVAVYVGNGNFIGAQNSSTGIVEKPLSYSQPTGAVRVL; encoded by the coding sequence ATGTCCCCGAACGCAGCCATACCCAGCCACCGGAAGCCCCGCCGTTCCGCGTCCTCGCGGGCACTGCGCGCAGGGGTCACCGGTGGCATCATCACCCTGGCGGTGACCGGCGCGAGCATGCCGGCCGGCGCCGCGGAGAAGCCCGTCTCCGAGACCCAGGAAATGCCGACCATCACCTCGGCACTCAGCACCAGCCTGGCCAAGAGCGCGGACACCGCCCAGCAGATGGCACTCGACTACGAGCTGCAGGCCGCGCAGGACACCGCCACCACCCAGGCCACCGAGGCCGCCACCAAGGCGAAGGCCGACGCCGACCGCAAGGCCGAGGCCGAGAAGAAGGCCGAACAGGCCCGTAAGGCCAAGGAGGAGAAGGCCGCCCAGGAGCGCGCCTCCCGCTCCTCCGAGCGCACGTCGCTGCGCGCCATGTCCGCGTCGTCCGACGACTCCCCCGTCACCGGCGCGACCGGCAGCACCGCCTCCCTGGTCAGCTTCCTGCGCGCGCAGATCGGCAAGTCCTACGTGCTGGGCGCCTCCGGCCCGTCCGCGTACGACTGCTCCAGCCTGGTCCAGGCCGCTTACCGGACGATCGGCATCGACCTGCCGCGCACCTCGCAGCCGCAGTCCACCGCCGGCACCCAGGTCAGCATGAGCAACCTCCAGGTCGGGGACATCCTCTACTGGGGCAGCGCGGGCAGCGCGTACCACGTGGCCGTCTACGTCGGTAACGGCAACTTCATCGGTGCCCAGAACTCCAGCACCGGCATCGTGGAGAAGCCGCTGAGCTACAGCCAGCCGACCGGCGCGGTCCGCGTCCTGTAG
- a CDS encoding NADH-quinone oxidoreductase subunit A: MNAYAPILVLGALGAGFAIFSVVMATLVGPKRYNRAKLEAYECGIEPTPQPAGGGRFPIKYYLTAMLFIIFDIEIVFLYPWAVTFDALGIFGLVEMLLFALTVFVAYAYVWRRGGLEWD; the protein is encoded by the coding sequence GTGAACGCTTATGCGCCCATCCTCGTACTGGGAGCCCTCGGGGCAGGCTTTGCGATCTTCTCTGTCGTGATGGCCACGCTCGTCGGGCCCAAGCGCTACAACCGGGCGAAGCTAGAGGCGTACGAATGCGGAATCGAGCCGACGCCGCAGCCGGCCGGCGGCGGTCGATTTCCGATCAAGTACTACCTGACGGCGATGCTCTTCATCATTTTCGACATCGAGATCGTCTTCCTTTATCCCTGGGCCGTCACCTTCGATGCGCTCGGGATTTTCGGGCTCGTGGAGATGCTCCTCTTCGCGCTCACCGTCTTCGTCGCCTACGCCTACGTATGGCGTCGGGGCGGCCTGGAATGGGATTAG
- a CDS encoding NuoB/complex I 20 kDa subunit family protein — MGLEEKLPSGFLLSTVEQAAGWVRKSSVFPATFGLACCAIEMMTTGAGRYDLARFGMEVFRGSPRQADLMIVAGRVSQKMAPVLRQVYDQMPNPKWVISMGVCASSGGMFNNYAIVQGVDHIVPVDIYLPGCPPRPEMLMDAILKLHQKIQSSKLGVNQRQAAREAEEAALKALPTIEMKGLLR, encoded by the coding sequence ATGGGACTTGAAGAGAAGCTGCCCAGCGGCTTTCTGCTTTCCACCGTCGAACAGGCCGCCGGCTGGGTGCGCAAGTCGTCGGTCTTCCCCGCCACCTTCGGCCTCGCCTGCTGCGCCATCGAGATGATGACGACCGGCGCCGGGCGCTACGACCTCGCCCGCTTCGGCATGGAGGTCTTCCGCGGCTCGCCGCGCCAGGCGGACCTGATGATCGTGGCCGGCCGGGTGAGCCAGAAGATGGCGCCCGTACTGCGGCAGGTCTACGACCAGATGCCGAACCCGAAATGGGTCATCTCGATGGGCGTGTGCGCCTCGTCGGGCGGCATGTTCAACAACTACGCGATCGTCCAGGGCGTCGACCACATCGTCCCGGTGGACATCTACCTGCCCGGCTGCCCGCCGCGTCCCGAAATGCTGATGGACGCCATCCTCAAGCTGCACCAGAAGATCCAGAGCTCCAAGCTCGGCGTCAACCAGCGGCAGGCGGCCCGCGAGGCGGAGGAAGCGGCGCTCAAGGCGCTCCCGACGATCGAGATGAAGGGGCTGCTGCGGTGA
- a CDS encoding NADH-quinone oxidoreductase subunit C, protein MNAQNLPGQRGDQGEVIDTRRGMFGAAGGGDTSGYGGLVRSVRMPGATSRPYGGWFDEVADELEGALDEQGLVPENVIEKTVVDRGELTFHIEREYLPAVARTLRDDPALRFELCTGVSGVHFPGDKGRELHAVYHLRSITHNRLIRLEVSAPDADPHVPSLVAVYPTNDWHERETYDFFGLVFDGHPALTRIMMPDDWQGFPQRKDYPLGGIPVEYKGAQIPAPDQRRSYT, encoded by the coding sequence CTGAACGCGCAGAACCTCCCCGGCCAGCGCGGCGACCAGGGCGAGGTCATCGACACCCGCCGCGGCATGTTCGGCGCGGCCGGCGGCGGCGACACCTCCGGGTACGGCGGGCTCGTACGGTCCGTACGGATGCCGGGCGCCACGTCCCGCCCGTACGGCGGCTGGTTCGACGAGGTCGCGGACGAACTCGAAGGCGCGCTGGACGAACAGGGACTGGTCCCCGAGAACGTCATCGAGAAGACGGTCGTGGACCGCGGCGAGCTGACCTTCCACATCGAGCGGGAGTACCTGCCGGCCGTCGCCAGGACCCTGCGCGACGACCCGGCGCTGCGCTTCGAGCTGTGCACCGGCGTCAGCGGCGTGCACTTCCCCGGCGACAAGGGCCGCGAGCTGCACGCCGTCTACCACCTGCGCTCGATCACCCACAACCGGCTGATCCGGCTGGAGGTGTCGGCCCCGGACGCCGACCCGCACGTGCCGTCCCTCGTCGCCGTCTACCCGACCAACGACTGGCACGAGCGCGAGACGTACGACTTCTTCGGCCTGGTCTTCGACGGCCACCCGGCGCTCACCCGGATCATGATGCCGGACGACTGGCAGGGCTTCCCGCAGCGCAAGGACTACCCGCTCGGCGGCATTCCCGTCGAGTACAAGGGCGCGCAGATCCCGGCTCCCGACCAGCGGAGGTCGTACACCTGA
- a CDS encoding NADH-quinone oxidoreductase subunit D, which produces MSTSHATPRETTEGTVYTVTGGDWDEIAAAAARTDDERIVVNMGPQHPSTHGVLRLILEIDGETVTEARCGIGYLHTGIEKNLEYRTWTQGTTFVTRMDYLTPFFNETAYCLAVEKLLGITDEVPDRASVIRVMLMELNRLSSHLVAIATGGMELGATTIMIYGFRDRELILDIYELITGLRMNHAYIRPGGLAQDLPPGAVDQVREFVKKMRKNLPEYDKLATGNPVFKGRMQDIGYLDLAGCLATGATGPVLRSAGLPHDLRKTQPYCGYEHYDFEVPTADTCDAYGRFLIRLEEMRQSLRIVEQCLDRLAPGPVMVADKKIAWPAQLALGPDGLGNSLDHIKKIMGTSMEALIHHFKLVTEGFRVPPGQTYAAVESPKGELGVHAVSDGGTRPYRVHFRDPSFTNLQAMAAMCEGGQVADVIVAVASIDPVMGGVDR; this is translated from the coding sequence ATGTCCACCAGCCATGCGACCCCTCGGGAGACCACCGAGGGCACCGTCTACACGGTCACCGGCGGCGACTGGGACGAGATCGCGGCCGCCGCGGCCCGTACGGACGACGAGCGGATCGTCGTCAACATGGGCCCCCAGCACCCCTCCACCCACGGCGTGCTGCGGCTGATCCTGGAGATCGACGGCGAGACCGTCACCGAGGCCCGCTGCGGCATCGGCTACCTGCACACCGGCATCGAGAAGAACCTCGAATACCGCACGTGGACGCAGGGCACCACCTTCGTCACCCGGATGGATTACCTGACGCCGTTCTTCAACGAGACGGCGTACTGCCTGGCCGTGGAGAAGCTGCTCGGCATCACCGACGAGGTGCCGGACCGGGCGTCCGTCATCCGCGTGATGCTGATGGAGCTGAACCGCCTCTCCTCCCACCTGGTGGCCATCGCCACCGGCGGCATGGAGCTGGGCGCCACCACGATCATGATCTACGGGTTCCGGGACCGCGAACTGATCCTGGACATCTACGAGCTGATCACCGGCCTGCGGATGAACCACGCGTACATCCGGCCCGGCGGGCTCGCCCAGGATCTGCCGCCGGGCGCGGTCGACCAGGTGCGCGAATTCGTGAAGAAGATGCGCAAGAACCTGCCCGAATACGACAAGCTCGCCACCGGCAACCCGGTCTTCAAGGGCCGGATGCAGGACATCGGCTATCTGGACCTGGCCGGCTGCCTGGCCACCGGCGCCACCGGGCCGGTGCTGCGTTCCGCCGGGCTCCCGCACGACCTGCGCAAGACCCAGCCGTACTGCGGATACGAGCACTACGACTTCGAGGTGCCGACCGCCGACACCTGCGACGCCTACGGACGCTTCCTGATCCGCCTGGAGGAGATGCGCCAGTCGCTGCGCATCGTCGAACAGTGCCTGGACCGCCTCGCGCCGGGGCCGGTGATGGTCGCCGACAAGAAGATCGCCTGGCCCGCCCAGCTGGCGCTCGGACCCGACGGGCTGGGCAACTCGCTCGACCACATCAAGAAGATCATGGGGACCTCGATGGAGGCCCTGATCCACCACTTCAAGCTGGTGACGGAGGGCTTCCGGGTGCCGCCGGGCCAGACGTACGCGGCCGTGGAGTCCCCCAAGGGCGAGCTGGGCGTGCACGCGGTCAGCGACGGCGGGACCCGCCCGTACCGGGTGCACTTCCGCGACCCGTCCTTCACCAACCTCCAGGCCATGGCGGCGATGTGCGAGGGCGGCCAGGTCGCCGACGTCATCGTCGCCGTCGCGTCCATCGACCCCGTGATGGGAGGCGTCGACCGGTGA
- the nuoE gene encoding NADH-quinone oxidoreductase subunit NuoE yields MTDVSLGMPQLPAPDYPAEVRARLEADAREVIARYPGSRSALLPLLHLVQAEEGHVTRTGMRFCAEMLDLTTAEVTAVATFYSMYRRGPSGDYQVGVCTNTLCAVMGGDAIFETLQEHLGVGNGQTTDDGKVTLEHIECNAACDFAPVVMVNWEFFDNQTPESAKRLVDDLRAGRTVEPTRGAPLCTYKETARILAGFPDRRPGAVEATGGAGPASLVGLRLAKGEAVPGAGSADHVVPQRGAVPAEGEGDAAGRAPGEAPATHPSSHDAPRETSASDPAHPSPATTPDGGASPRGDIAAGPTAEEGE; encoded by the coding sequence GTGACAGACGTCAGCTTGGGGATGCCGCAGCTCCCCGCCCCCGACTACCCGGCCGAGGTGAGGGCCCGGCTCGAAGCGGACGCCAGGGAGGTGATCGCCCGCTACCCCGGTTCGCGGTCCGCGCTGCTGCCGCTGCTGCACCTGGTCCAGGCCGAGGAGGGGCACGTCACCCGTACGGGCATGCGCTTCTGCGCCGAGATGCTGGACCTGACCACGGCGGAGGTCACCGCGGTCGCCACCTTCTACTCCATGTACCGGCGCGGGCCGAGCGGGGACTACCAGGTGGGGGTGTGCACCAACACCCTGTGCGCGGTCATGGGCGGTGACGCGATCTTCGAGACGCTCCAGGAGCACCTGGGCGTCGGCAACGGGCAGACCACCGACGACGGCAAGGTCACGCTGGAGCACATCGAGTGCAACGCGGCCTGCGACTTCGCGCCGGTCGTGATGGTCAACTGGGAGTTCTTCGACAACCAGACGCCGGAGAGCGCCAAACGGCTGGTGGACGACCTGCGGGCAGGACGGACCGTCGAGCCGACCCGGGGTGCGCCGCTGTGCACCTACAAGGAAACGGCCCGCATCCTCGCCGGGTTCCCCGACCGGCGCCCCGGCGCGGTCGAGGCCACCGGCGGGGCCGGGCCCGCGTCGCTGGTGGGGCTGCGGCTGGCCAAGGGCGAGGCCGTACCCGGTGCGGGGTCCGCCGACCATGTCGTACCGCAGCGGGGCGCGGTGCCCGCCGAGGGCGAGGGCGATGCCGCCGGGCGGGCGCCGGGCGAGGCACCGGCCACCCACCCCAGCTCGCACGACGCGCCCCGGGAGACCTCGGCGAGCGATCCCGCCCACCCGTCTCCCGCCACCACCCCGGACGGAGGGGCTTCGCCCCGCGGTGACATCGCAGCCGGTCCGACCGCCGAGGAGGGGGAGTGA
- the nuoF gene encoding NADH-quinone oxidoreductase subunit NuoF has translation MTVAAEVSKANPEKLLAPVLSAFWDQPGSWTLETYLRHEGYEGMRKALAMPPDDVIAYVKDAGLRGRGGAGFPTGMKWQFIPQGDGKPHYLVVNADESEPGTCKDIPLLFANPHSLIEGIVIACHAIRSHHAFIYLRGEVVPVLRRLHEAVREAYEAGYLGRDILGSGLDLDVVVHAGAGAYICGEETALLDSLEGRRGQPRLRPPFPAVAGLYACPTVVNNVESIASVPAIMNKGKEWFRSMGSEKSPGFTLYSLSGHVANPGQYEGPLGITLRQLLDMSGGMRPGHRLKFWTPGGSSTPMFTDEHLDVPLDYENVGAAGSMLGTKALQCFDETTCVVRAVTRWTEFYAHESCGKCTPCREGTYWLVQLLRDIEAGRGRMDDLDKLNDIADNINGKSFCALGDGAASPIFSSLKYFRAEYEQHITGKGCPFDPAKSTAWADTDAHLGVNA, from the coding sequence ATGACCGTGGCCGCCGAGGTCAGCAAGGCCAACCCGGAGAAGCTGCTCGCGCCCGTGCTGTCCGCCTTCTGGGACCAGCCGGGGTCCTGGACGCTGGAGACCTATCTGCGGCACGAGGGCTACGAGGGCATGCGCAAGGCCCTCGCGATGCCGCCGGACGACGTGATCGCGTACGTCAAGGACGCGGGCCTGCGCGGACGCGGCGGCGCCGGCTTCCCCACCGGGATGAAGTGGCAGTTCATCCCGCAGGGCGACGGCAAGCCGCACTACCTCGTCGTCAACGCCGACGAGTCCGAGCCGGGCACCTGCAAGGACATCCCGCTGCTCTTCGCCAACCCGCACTCCCTGATCGAGGGCATCGTCATCGCGTGTCACGCGATCCGCTCGCACCACGCCTTCATCTACCTGCGCGGTGAAGTCGTGCCCGTCCTGCGGCGGTTGCACGAGGCCGTCCGGGAGGCGTACGAAGCGGGCTATCTCGGCCGCGACATCCTCGGCTCGGGCCTGGACCTGGACGTCGTCGTGCACGCGGGCGCGGGCGCGTACATCTGCGGCGAGGAGACCGCGCTGCTGGACTCCCTGGAGGGCCGTCGCGGACAGCCCCGGCTGCGTCCTCCCTTCCCGGCGGTGGCGGGCCTGTACGCCTGCCCCACTGTCGTGAACAACGTCGAGTCCATCGCGTCGGTTCCCGCCATCATGAACAAGGGCAAGGAGTGGTTCCGCTCGATGGGCAGCGAGAAGTCCCCGGGCTTCACGCTGTACTCGCTCAGCGGCCACGTCGCCAACCCCGGCCAGTACGAAGGCCCGCTGGGCATCACGCTGCGCCAGCTGCTCGACATGAGCGGCGGCATGCGCCCCGGCCACCGGCTGAAGTTCTGGACGCCCGGCGGCTCCTCCACGCCGATGTTCACCGACGAGCACCTGGACGTGCCGCTGGACTACGAGAACGTCGGCGCCGCGGGCTCGATGCTCGGCACCAAGGCCCTCCAGTGCTTCGACGAGACCACCTGCGTCGTACGGGCCGTGACCCGCTGGACCGAGTTCTACGCGCACGAGTCCTGCGGCAAGTGCACACCCTGCCGCGAGGGCACCTACTGGCTCGTCCAGCTGCTGCGCGACATCGAGGCCGGCCGGGGCCGCATGGACGACCTCGACAAGCTGAACGACATCGCCGACAACATCAACGGCAAGTCCTTCTGCGCGCTCGGCGACGGCGCCGCCTCCCCGATCTTCTCCTCGCTGAAGTACTTCCGCGCGGAGTACGAGCAGCACATCACCGGCAAGGGCTGCCCCTTCGACCCCGCCAAGTCGACCGCCTGGGCCGACACCGACGCTCACCTGGGGGTGAACGCATGA
- a CDS encoding NADH-quinone oxidoreductase subunit G has product MTVTSDAPAGGGEAAIPPEDLVTLTIDGIDISVPKGTLVIRAAELLGIEIPRFCDHPLLDPAGACRQCIVEVEGQRKPMASCTITCTDGMVVKSQLTSPVAEKAQRGVMELLLINHPLDCPVCDKGGECPLQNQAMSAGQADTRFEGKKRTFAKPVPISKQVLLDRERCVLCARCTRFSNQIAGDPMIELIERGALQQVGTGEGDPFQSYFSGNTIQICPVGALTSAAYRFRSRPFDLVSSPGTCEHCAGGCAIRTDHRRGKVMRRLAAEDPEVNEEWICDKGRFAFRYAQQRDRLEHPMVRDAETGELVAASWPEALEAAARGLGAAKGRTGVLTGGRLTVEDAYAYAKFARIALGTNDIDFRARAHSAEEAEFLAARVAGRGRDLGGASIAYADLEKAPAVLLAGIEAEEEAPGVFLRLRKAYRKHGQRTFGLASYATRGLIKAGGTLLPAAPGTETEWLDALAGNEAAGAERLPVEGGGGRRAGGLEGPGRTAAEALRGAGSVIVVGERLAAVPGALTAAIRAATATGARLVWIPRRAGERGALEAGALPGLLPGGRPATDPRAREEVAAAWGVADLPQRHGRDTGQIVAAAAAGELSALLVAGVDPADLPDPALALEALDSVGFLVSLEQRPSAVTERADVVLPVAAVVEKSGTFLNWEGRARPFEAALKPDQVTRRHLLPDARVLNMLADAMDVHLALPDVRAVRRELTALGTWGGTYAADPLEQGRALPRPEPGEAVLAGHKLLLDQGRMQEGDEALAGTRHAAVARMSPATAEETGVKDGDLLAVTGPRGSVRLPLVVTPMPDRVVWLPLNSVGGGAVADTGARPGELVKVTAVAGAPSGPVEEVDA; this is encoded by the coding sequence ATGACGGTCACCAGCGACGCCCCCGCGGGGGGCGGCGAGGCGGCCATCCCGCCCGAAGACCTCGTCACGCTGACGATCGACGGCATCGACATCTCCGTCCCCAAGGGGACGCTGGTCATCCGGGCCGCCGAACTCCTCGGCATCGAGATCCCGCGCTTTTGCGACCACCCGCTGCTGGACCCGGCCGGCGCCTGCCGCCAGTGCATCGTGGAGGTGGAGGGCCAGCGCAAGCCGATGGCCTCCTGCACCATCACCTGCACCGACGGCATGGTGGTCAAGTCGCAGCTCACCTCGCCGGTCGCGGAGAAGGCACAGCGCGGCGTGATGGAACTGCTGCTGATCAACCACCCGCTGGACTGCCCGGTCTGCGACAAGGGCGGCGAGTGCCCGCTGCAGAACCAGGCCATGTCCGCCGGTCAGGCCGACACCCGCTTCGAGGGCAAGAAGCGCACCTTCGCCAAGCCGGTGCCGATCTCGAAGCAGGTGCTGCTGGACCGCGAACGGTGCGTGCTGTGCGCGCGCTGCACCCGCTTCTCGAACCAGATCGCTGGCGACCCGATGATCGAACTGATCGAGCGGGGCGCGCTCCAGCAGGTCGGAACGGGCGAGGGCGACCCGTTCCAGTCGTACTTCTCCGGCAACACCATCCAGATCTGCCCGGTCGGCGCCCTCACCTCGGCCGCCTACCGCTTCCGGTCGCGCCCCTTCGACCTGGTCTCCTCGCCGGGCACCTGCGAACACTGCGCGGGCGGCTGCGCCATCCGTACGGACCACCGGCGCGGCAAGGTCATGCGGCGGCTGGCCGCCGAGGACCCCGAGGTCAACGAGGAGTGGATCTGCGACAAGGGGCGCTTCGCCTTCCGGTACGCGCAGCAGCGCGACCGGCTGGAGCACCCGATGGTGCGGGACGCGGAGACCGGCGAACTGGTCGCGGCGAGCTGGCCGGAGGCCCTGGAGGCGGCGGCGCGCGGGCTGGGCGCCGCCAAGGGCCGTACGGGCGTGCTGACCGGCGGCCGGCTGACCGTCGAGGACGCGTACGCCTACGCCAAGTTCGCGCGGATCGCCCTGGGCACCAACGACATCGATTTCCGGGCGCGCGCGCACAGCGCCGAGGAGGCCGAGTTCCTGGCGGCGCGGGTCGCCGGACGGGGGCGCGACCTGGGTGGTGCGTCCATCGCGTACGCGGACCTGGAGAAGGCACCGGCCGTCCTGCTCGCCGGCATCGAGGCGGAGGAGGAGGCGCCCGGTGTCTTCCTGCGGCTGCGCAAGGCGTACCGCAAGCACGGGCAGCGCACCTTCGGACTCGCGTCCTACGCGACGCGCGGCCTGATCAAGGCAGGCGGCACGCTGCTGCCCGCCGCGCCCGGCACCGAGACGGAGTGGCTGGACGCGCTCGCCGGCAATGAGGCAGCAGGCGCGGAGCGCCTTCCCGTGGAGGGTGGGGGCGGGCGACGGGCGGGCGGGCTGGAAGGCCCTGGCCGGACCGCGGCCGAGGCGCTGCGCGGCGCCGGCTCGGTGATCGTCGTCGGCGAGCGGCTGGCGGCGGTGCCGGGTGCGCTGACGGCGGCGATCCGGGCCGCCACCGCCACCGGCGCCCGGCTCGTATGGATTCCGCGGCGGGCCGGCGAGCGGGGCGCCCTGGAGGCGGGCGCGCTGCCGGGGCTGCTGCCGGGCGGGCGCCCGGCCACCGACCCGCGGGCCCGCGAGGAGGTCGCCGCCGCCTGGGGCGTCGCCGACCTGCCGCAGCGGCACGGTCGGGACACCGGCCAGATCGTCGCGGCCGCCGCGGCCGGAGAACTGAGCGCCCTACTGGTGGCGGGCGTCGATCCGGCGGACCTGCCGGACCCGGCGCTGGCCCTGGAGGCGCTGGATTCGGTGGGCTTCCTGGTGAGCCTGGAACAGCGGCCTTCGGCCGTCACGGAGCGGGCGGACGTGGTCCTCCCGGTCGCGGCGGTCGTGGAGAAGTCCGGCACGTTCCTCAACTGGGAGGGCCGTGCCCGGCCGTTCGAGGCCGCGCTCAAGCCCGACCAGGTGACGCGCCGGCACCTGCTGCCGGACGCCCGGGTCCTGAACATGCTCGCCGACGCCATGGACGTCCACCTGGCGCTGCCCGACGTACGGGCCGTGCGCAGGGAGCTGACCGCGCTGGGCACATGGGGCGGTACGTACGCGGCCGACCCCCTGGAGCAGGGGCGCGCGCTGCCCCGCCCGGAACCGGGCGAAGCCGTGCTGGCGGGCCACAAACTGCTCCTGGACCAGGGGCGCATGCAGGAGGGCGACGAGGCGCTGGCCGGCACGCGGCACGCGGCCGTGGCCCGGATGTCGCCGGCCACCGCCGAGGAGACCGGCGTCAAGGACGGCGACCTGCTGGCGGTCACCGGGCCCCGCGGGTCCGTACGGCTGCCTCTGGTGGTCACGCCGATGCCCGACCGGGTGGTGTGGCTGCCGCTGAACTCGGTGGGCGGCGGGGCCGTCGCCGATACGGGTGCGCGGCCCGGCGAGCTGGTGAAGGTCACGGCGGTGGCCGGTGCACCGTCCGGCCCGGTCGAGGAGGTGGACGCATGA
- the nuoH gene encoding NADH-quinone oxidoreductase subunit NuoH: protein MTRELALTGLPLAQEDLSMFGRDPWWLIAVKAVFCFAFLMLTVLFSIVWERKVVAWMQLRIGPNRHGPWGMLQSLADGIKLMLKEDLVVKRADKAVYVLAPIVAAVPAFMAVAVIPFGPAGNEISIFGHRTAMQLTDLPIGVLYILATASVGIYGIVLAGWSSGSTYPLLGGLRSCAQMVSYEIAMGLSFASVFLYSGSMSTSTIVESQQDKWYVLLLPVSFIIYIVAMVGETNRAPFDMPESEGELVGGFNTEYSSIKFAMFMLAEYINMVTVSSVAVTLFLGGWKAPYPVSSFWEGANHGWWPLLWFVIKVQLLLFFFIWLRGTLPRVRYDQFMKLGWKVLIPVSLVWLMLVATVRALRNEGYDFQRIVMYVAGAAIAVLLISLVADFFRRGEKEEAAEEPAFDPMAGGFPVPPLPGQTLPPVPRRRPRRDRELIVSGGVDTVGDRPETDGKGGDGA from the coding sequence ATGACGCGGGAACTGGCCTTGACCGGCCTGCCGCTGGCCCAGGAAGACCTGTCGATGTTCGGCCGCGACCCATGGTGGCTGATCGCGGTCAAGGCAGTCTTCTGCTTCGCGTTCCTGATGCTGACCGTGCTGTTCTCCATCGTCTGGGAACGCAAGGTCGTCGCCTGGATGCAGCTGCGCATCGGCCCCAACCGGCACGGCCCCTGGGGCATGCTCCAGTCCCTCGCGGACGGCATCAAACTGATGCTCAAGGAGGACCTGGTCGTCAAGCGGGCCGACAAGGCGGTGTACGTGCTCGCGCCGATCGTGGCGGCCGTACCGGCCTTCATGGCTGTCGCGGTGATCCCGTTCGGCCCGGCCGGCAACGAGATCTCGATCTTCGGGCACCGCACCGCGATGCAGCTCACCGATCTGCCGATCGGCGTGCTCTACATCCTCGCCACGGCCTCCGTCGGCATCTACGGCATCGTGCTGGCGGGCTGGTCCTCCGGCTCGACGTACCCGCTGCTCGGCGGCCTGCGCTCGTGCGCGCAGATGGTCTCCTACGAGATCGCGATGGGCCTGTCGTTCGCGTCGGTCTTCCTCTACTCCGGGTCGATGTCCACCTCCACGATCGTGGAGTCCCAGCAGGACAAGTGGTACGTCCTGCTGCTCCCGGTCTCCTTCATCATCTACATCGTCGCCATGGTGGGCGAGACCAACCGCGCGCCGTTCGACATGCCGGAGTCCGAGGGCGAACTGGTCGGCGGCTTCAACACCGAGTACTCGTCCATCAAGTTCGCGATGTTCATGCTCGCCGAGTACATCAACATGGTGACCGTCTCGTCGGTCGCGGTGACGCTCTTCCTGGGCGGCTGGAAGGCCCCGTACCCGGTCAGCAGCTTCTGGGAAGGCGCCAACCACGGCTGGTGGCCGCTGCTGTGGTTCGTCATCAAGGTGCAGCTGCTGCTGTTCTTCTTCATCTGGCTGCGCGGCACGCTGCCACGCGTGCGCTACGACCAGTTCATGAAGCTGGGCTGGAAGGTCCTCATCCCGGTCTCCCTGGTCTGGCTGATGCTCGTCGCGACCGTTCGGGCCCTGCGCAACGAGGGCTACGACTTCCAGCGGATCGTGATGTACGTGGCCGGCGCGGCCATCGCCGTGCTGCTGATCTCGCTCGTCGCGGACTTCTTCCGGCGGGGCGAGAAGGAGGAGGCGGCCGAGGAGCCGGCCTTCGACCCGATGGCGGGCGGCTTCCCCGTACCACCGCTGCCCGGACAGACCCTGCCACCCGTGCCGCGACGGCGGCCGAGGCGTGACCGAGAGCTGATTGTCAGTGGCGGGGTGGACACTGTCGGTGACCGACCCGAGACGGACGGAAAGGGGGGCGACGGTGCCTGA
- the nuoI gene encoding NADH-quinone oxidoreductase subunit NuoI, whose translation MPDFQNPVAGFGVTFKAMFKKRLTEQYPEEKKPTAPRFHGRHQLNRHPDGLEKCVGCELCAWACPADAIYVEGADNTDEERYSPGERYGRVYQINYLRCILCGLCVEACPTRALTMTNEYELADRSRESLIYTKEELLAGLEDTMVDSPHAIYPGMTEKDYYRGLVTEAAPGTVRQVAVSKGETAEGEGGVDTAAPQEAAATFGPEEPAAREVTQ comes from the coding sequence GTGCCTGACTTCCAGAACCCGGTGGCCGGCTTCGGCGTGACCTTCAAGGCCATGTTCAAGAAGCGGCTGACCGAGCAGTATCCGGAGGAGAAGAAACCGACGGCGCCGCGCTTCCACGGCCGCCACCAGCTCAACCGGCATCCCGACGGGCTGGAGAAGTGCGTCGGCTGCGAGCTGTGCGCCTGGGCCTGCCCGGCCGACGCGATCTATGTCGAGGGCGCCGACAACACCGACGAGGAGCGCTACAGCCCCGGCGAGCGCTACGGCCGCGTCTACCAGATCAACTACCTGCGCTGCATCCTGTGCGGCCTGTGCGTCGAGGCGTGCCCCACCCGCGCACTGACCATGACCAACGAGTACGAACTCGCCGACCGGTCCCGCGAATCGCTCATCTACACCAAGGAGGAGCTGCTCGCGGGGCTGGAGGACACCATGGTCGACAGCCCGCACGCCATCTACCCGGGGATGACGGAGAAGGACTACTACCGCGGCCTGGTGACCGAGGCGGCGCCGGGCACGGTGCGGCAGGTGGCCGTGTCCAAGGGCGAGACGGCCGAGGGCGAGGGCGGCGTGGACACCGCGGCGCCCCAGGAGGCCGCGGCCACCTTCGGTCCCGAGGAGCCCGCCGCGCGGGAGGTGACCCAGTGA